Proteins encoded together in one Paracoccus sp. SMMA_5_TC window:
- a CDS encoding Lrp/AsnC family transcriptional regulator, translated as MNDQTVKLDDIDNRLLALLQRDASLSQRELADRVGLSQNACWRRLQRLTESGVLRGSRALIDAAALGLGLTVFVMIRTRHHDDVWARRFRARIESLPQICEFHRIGGEWDYMAKAVVADMAGYDRLYKQLIADMDLERVTGVFSMETIFEGRPLSQG; from the coding sequence ATGAACGATCAAACTGTAAAACTGGACGACATCGACAACAGGCTGCTGGCACTGCTGCAACGCGATGCCAGCCTGTCGCAACGCGAACTGGCCGATCGTGTCGGCCTGTCGCAGAACGCCTGCTGGCGGCGCCTGCAGCGGCTGACGGAATCGGGGGTGCTGCGGGGCAGCCGGGCGCTGATCGATGCGGCGGCGCTGGGTCTTGGGCTGACGGTATTCGTGATGATCCGCACCCGGCATCACGACGATGTCTGGGCACGACGCTTTCGCGCACGCATCGAATCGCTACCGCAGATCTGCGAGTTCCACCGCATCGGCGGCGAATGGGATTACATGGCCAAGGCGGTGGTGGCTGACATGGCCGGCTATGACCGGCTCTACAAGCAATTGATCGCCGACATGGACCTGGAACGGGTGACCGGGGTTTTCTCTATGGAAACCATATTCGAGGGGCGGCCGTTGTCCCAAGGTTGA
- a CDS encoding cisplatin damage response ATP-dependent DNA ligase yields MKAFAALLERLAFTPARNAKLQLLVHYLERTPDPDRGWALAALTGDLDLRRVTPSLLRGLAAQRIDAQLLALSYDFVGDLAETIALIWPEGAQDDPPLSQAVALLQTTPKAELPAAIATMLDRLGGSERLAFLKLATGNLRVGLSARMARMALASMGTPTVADLEEVWHGLSPPYLPLFGWLGGGARPDSAALAPFRPVMLATPTDLDQLSALDPGDFLAEWKWDGIRVQAVCEGGQRRLYSRNGEDISAAFPDVIAAMDFDGTADGELLVRRDGRVAPFGELQRRLNRKTVGRGLLASHPAALRLYDLLFWQGRDLRALPLEQRRALLEAADFDPRIDISPLLDFGSWQDLAALRADPPEAVIEGVMIKRRDSSYVAGRPRGPWFKWKRDPMVVDAVLMYAQRGHGKRSGFHSDFTFGLWQGDQLVPVGKAYFGFTDAELRELDRFVRNHTVERFGPVRALAPELVVEVAFEGLNRSARHRSGVAMRFPRISRIRWDKPAAEADRLETLEALL; encoded by the coding sequence ATGAAAGCCTTTGCCGCATTGCTGGAACGCCTGGCCTTCACGCCCGCCCGCAACGCCAAGCTGCAATTGCTGGTGCATTACCTGGAACGCACGCCCGATCCGGACCGGGGCTGGGCGCTGGCGGCGCTGACCGGCGATCTGGACCTGCGCCGGGTCACGCCGTCGCTGCTGCGCGGCCTGGCGGCACAGCGCATCGATGCGCAGCTGCTGGCGCTGAGCTATGATTTCGTCGGCGATCTGGCCGAAACCATCGCCCTGATCTGGCCCGAGGGCGCCCAGGACGACCCGCCGCTGTCGCAGGCGGTGGCGCTGTTGCAAACCACGCCCAAGGCCGAACTGCCCGCCGCCATCGCCACCATGCTGGACCGGCTGGGCGGCTCGGAACGGCTGGCCTTTCTGAAACTGGCCACCGGCAACCTGCGCGTCGGCCTGTCGGCGCGGATGGCGCGGATGGCGCTGGCCAGCATGGGCACGCCGACCGTTGCCGACCTGGAAGAGGTCTGGCACGGGCTCAGCCCGCCCTATCTGCCGCTGTTTGGCTGGCTGGGTGGGGGCGCGCGCCCCGACAGCGCGGCGCTGGCGCCGTTCCGGCCGGTGATGCTGGCCACGCCCACCGATCTGGACCAGTTGTCGGCACTGGATCCCGGCGATTTCCTTGCGGAATGGAAATGGGATGGCATCCGCGTTCAGGCCGTTTGCGAGGGCGGCCAGCGGCGGCTTTATTCCCGCAACGGCGAGGATATCTCGGCCGCGTTTCCCGATGTCATCGCGGCGATGGATTTCGACGGCACGGCCGATGGCGAATTGCTGGTGCGACGGGACGGGCGGGTGGCCCCTTTTGGCGAGCTGCAACGCCGGCTCAACCGCAAGACGGTGGGGCGGGGGTTGCTGGCCAGCCACCCGGCGGCGCTGCGGCTTTACGATCTGCTGTTCTGGCAGGGTCGCGACCTGCGGGCGCTGCCGCTTGAACAGCGCCGCGCGTTGCTGGAAGCCGCTGATTTCGACCCCCGCATCGACATTTCGCCGTTGCTCGATTTTGGTAGCTGGCAGGATCTGGCGGCGCTGCGGGCCGACCCGCCCGAGGCCGTGATCGAAGGGGTGATGATCAAGCGCCGCGACAGCAGCTATGTCGCCGGCCGGCCGCGTGGTCCCTGGTTCAAGTGGAAACGCGACCCGATGGTGGTGGATGCGGTGCTGATGTATGCCCAGCGTGGCCATGGCAAGCGGTCGGGGTTTCATTCCGATTTCACCTTTGGCCTGTGGCAGGGCGATCAGCTGGTGCCGGTGGGCAAGGCCTATTTCGGCTTTACCGATGCCGAGCTGCGCGAACTGGACCGCTTTGTGCGCAACCATACGGTCGAGCGTTTCGGCCCGGTCCGGGCGCTGGCACCGGAACTGGTGGTCGAGGTCGCCTTCGAGGGGCTCAATCGTTCTGCCCGGCACAGATCCGGCGTGGCGATGCGCTTTCCCCGCATCAGCCGCATCCGCTGGGACAAGCCCGCGGCCGAGGCCGACCGGCTGGAAACGCTCGAGGCGCTGCTGTGA
- a CDS encoding ligase-associated DNA damage response DEXH box helicase, whose translation MLPGAFRDWFARQGWQPHPHQLALLAATGDSLLIAPTGGGKTLAGFLPSLVELQQPQGGLHTLYVSPLKALTADIARNLRRPVAELELPLRIEDRTGDTAASQRRRQRRDPPDILLTTPESLALMLSYPEAPAIFGRLRRVVLDELHALAESKRGDQLMLGLARLRALAPGLRVTGLSATVDDPQALAGFMAGAAPVEIVAADPGPDPDIAMLPTARPAPWAGGGGHYAIPEVLAAVRQARTTIIFINTRAQAELFFQALWAANDDNLPIGLHHGSLAREQRQRVEAAMAAGQLRAVVATGSLDLGIDWGAVDLVIQVGAPKNVKRLVQRIGRANHRYNAPSRARIVPANRFEQIECVAALEAVQAGDLDGDPRGPGPLDVLCQHILLTACAGPFDADALYAEVRSAGPYRALTRSDFDACLDFAATGGYALRAYDRWQRLMLRDGRWRLRDPRAARLLRMNIGTIVEAEMMQVRLRGRGGAALGEVEEAFAATLSPGDSFLIGGRVVRMDALREMVVEVTPQPGAQPRIAVFSGLKLAMSTQLAHRVLALLGDPDRHPLLPADARDWLALQAQQSRLPEPGLLLSESFPHAGRWHFVLYGFAGRNALQTLGLLLTREMEADGLGPLGFLATDYALLVWSLDPVADPAPLLALSRLRGGLGDWLGDNAVMKRSFRTVATIAGLIQRNSPGQRKSGRQATFSSDILYDTLRRYDPDHLLLRITADEAGRGLVDFGRIEEMLARSPRREHRMLARVSPLAAPLLLEMGKVPIRGEGRERLAEREAEALMQAAGLDRLT comes from the coding sequence ATGCTGCCCGGCGCCTTTCGCGACTGGTTCGCGCGGCAGGGATGGCAGCCGCATCCGCATCAGCTGGCCCTGCTGGCGGCAACGGGCGACAGCCTGCTGATCGCACCCACCGGCGGCGGCAAGACCCTGGCGGGATTCCTGCCGTCGCTGGTGGAATTGCAGCAGCCGCAGGGGGGGCTGCATACGCTTTATGTGTCGCCGCTGAAGGCGCTGACCGCCGATATCGCCCGCAACCTGCGCCGGCCGGTCGCCGAACTGGAACTGCCGCTGCGGATCGAGGATCGCACCGGCGACACCGCCGCCAGCCAGCGCCGCCGCCAGCGCCGCGACCCGCCGGACATCCTGCTGACCACCCCCGAAAGCCTGGCGCTGATGCTGAGCTATCCCGAGGCGCCGGCGATCTTCGGGCGGCTGCGGCGGGTGGTGCTGGACGAATTGCACGCCTTGGCCGAAAGCAAGCGTGGCGATCAGCTGATGCTGGGGCTGGCACGGCTGCGGGCGCTGGCGCCGGGGCTGCGCGTGACCGGACTGTCGGCCACGGTCGACGACCCGCAAGCCCTGGCCGGGTTCATGGCGGGTGCAGCGCCGGTCGAGATCGTCGCCGCAGATCCCGGGCCGGACCCCGACATCGCCATGCTGCCGACCGCGCGCCCGGCACCCTGGGCCGGCGGCGGCGGCCATTACGCCATCCCCGAGGTCCTGGCGGCGGTGCGTCAGGCGCGCACCACCATCATCTTCATCAATACCCGCGCCCAGGCGGAATTGTTCTTTCAGGCGCTATGGGCGGCCAATGACGACAACCTGCCGATCGGCCTGCACCACGGCAGCCTGGCGCGCGAACAGCGCCAGCGGGTCGAGGCGGCGATGGCCGCCGGGCAGTTGCGCGCCGTGGTGGCCACCGGCAGCCTGGACCTGGGCATCGACTGGGGGGCGGTCGATCTGGTGATCCAGGTCGGCGCGCCCAAGAACGTCAAGCGCCTGGTCCAGCGCATCGGCCGCGCCAATCACCGCTACAATGCGCCCTCGCGCGCGCGGATCGTGCCCGCCAACCGTTTCGAGCAGATCGAATGCGTCGCCGCGCTCGAGGCGGTGCAGGCCGGCGATCTGGATGGCGATCCGCGCGGGCCCGGGCCGCTTGATGTCTTGTGCCAGCATATCCTGCTGACCGCCTGCGCCGGCCCCTTCGACGCCGATGCGCTTTATGCCGAGGTCCGCAGCGCCGGCCCCTATCGCGCGCTGACGCGGTCCGATTTCGACGCCTGCCTGGATTTCGCCGCCACCGGCGGCTATGCGCTGCGCGCCTATGACCGCTGGCAGCGGCTGATGCTGCGCGACGGGCGCTGGCGGCTGCGCGATCCGCGCGCGGCGCGGCTGCTGCGCATGAACATCGGCACCATCGTCGAGGCCGAGATGATGCAGGTGCGGCTCCGCGGGCGCGGCGGCGCAGCCCTGGGCGAGGTCGAGGAAGCCTTTGCCGCGACGCTCAGCCCCGGCGACAGTTTCCTGATCGGCGGGCGGGTGGTGCGGATGGATGCGCTGCGCGAAATGGTGGTCGAGGTGACGCCGCAGCCGGGGGCGCAGCCGCGGATCGCGGTCTTTTCCGGGCTCAAGCTGGCGATGTCCACGCAGTTGGCGCATCGGGTGCTGGCGCTGCTGGGCGATCCCGACCGGCACCCTTTGCTGCCCGCCGACGCCCGCGACTGGCTGGCGCTGCAGGCGCAGCAATCGCGTCTGCCCGAACCCGGCCTGTTGCTGTCGGAAAGCTTTCCCCATGCCGGGCGCTGGCACTTCGTGCTTTACGGTTTTGCCGGGCGCAATGCGTTGCAGACCCTGGGCCTGCTGCTGACCCGCGAGATGGAGGCCGACGGGCTGGGGCCGCTGGGCTTTCTGGCCACCGATTATGCGCTGCTGGTCTGGTCGCTGGACCCGGTGGCCGATCCGGCGCCGTTGCTGGCCCTGTCGCGGCTGCGCGGCGGGCTGGGCGACTGGCTGGGCGACAATGCGGTGATGAAGCGCAGCTTTCGCACTGTCGCCACCATCGCCGGGCTGATCCAGCGCAACAGCCCCGGCCAGCGCAAATCCGGCCGGCAGGCGACCTTTTCCAGCGACATTCTTTATGACACCCTGCGCCGATATGACCCCGACCACCTGTTGCTGCGCATCACCGCGGACGAGGCCGGCCGCGGCCTGGTCGATTTCGGCCGTATCGAGGAGATGCTGGCCCGATCGCCGCGGCGCGAACACCGGATGCTGGCGCGTGTCTCGCCCCTTGCGGCACCCCTGCTGCTCGAGATGGGCAAGGTGCCGATCCGGGGCGAGGGCCGCGAGCGTTTGGCCGAACGCGAGGCCGAGGCATTGATGCAGGCGGCCGGGCTGGACAGGCTGACATGA
- a CDS encoding DMT family transporter, whose protein sequence is MDAKAIAMGVSFALIWASAFTATRIAVLAAPPLTILVLRFAVSAAIAVGLARAMGQSWRLNRGEWRTVVIFGLCQNALYLGFSWVAMQYVEASVSAIIASTMPLIVAFLGWLLYGERLRLVAVIGLIAGVVGVTLIMGARLRHGLDLWGVFLCVCGVIALTLATLAARGAGGSRNMMMIVGLQMAVGALALLVPAAVREWSIPIHWSAELVAALVYSVLVPGIAATWIWFLLVGRVGAVRAATFHFLSPIFGVIIAALMLGERFGALDVVGAAIVAAGILMVQLARIPPPADRSAAAVSSSGGTTGRP, encoded by the coding sequence ATGGATGCGAAGGCAATCGCGATGGGGGTCAGCTTCGCGCTGATCTGGGCTTCGGCCTTCACCGCCACCCGCATCGCCGTGCTGGCGGCCCCGCCATTGACCATCCTGGTGCTGCGCTTTGCGGTTTCGGCCGCGATCGCGGTGGGGCTGGCGCGGGCCATGGGGCAAAGCTGGCGGCTCAACCGGGGGGAATGGCGCACGGTGGTGATCTTTGGCCTTTGCCAGAACGCGCTCTATCTGGGGTTCAGCTGGGTGGCGATGCAATATGTCGAGGCGTCGGTCTCGGCGATCATCGCCTCGACCATGCCGCTGATCGTGGCCTTTCTGGGCTGGCTGCTTTACGGCGAACGGCTGCGGCTGGTGGCGGTGATCGGCCTGATCGCCGGCGTGGTCGGGGTGACGCTGATCATGGGGGCGCGGCTGCGTCACGGGCTGGACCTGTGGGGGGTGTTCCTGTGCGTCTGCGGGGTGATCGCGCTGACGCTTGCCACGCTGGCCGCGCGCGGGGCGGGCGGCAGCCGCAACATGATGATGATCGTGGGTCTGCAGATGGCGGTGGGGGCGCTGGCCTTGCTGGTGCCGGCGGCGGTCAGGGAATGGTCGATCCCGATTCACTGGAGCGCCGAGCTGGTCGCAGCGCTGGTCTATTCGGTGCTGGTGCCGGGGATTGCGGCAACCTGGATCTGGTTCCTGCTGGTCGGGCGCGTCGGCGCGGTGCGGGCGGCGACCTTTCATTTCCTGTCGCCGATCTTTGGCGTCATCATCGCCGCCTTGATGCTGGGCGAGCGGTTCGGCGCGCTGGATGTGGTCGGCGCGGCGATTGTCGCCGCCGGCATCCTGATGGTGCAGCTGGCCCGCATCCCGCCACCGGCGGATCGATCCGCGGCAGCGGTGTCTTCGTCAGGGGGGACGACAGGGCGCCCCTGA
- a CDS encoding aminotransferase class V-fold PLP-dependent enzyme, with protein MSAFDSYLAALGPDPLDAIRQGLIGRDAMIDGPFGPRRLLYADYIASGRGLMPLENWVMRHVLPWYANSHTEASHCGAAMTRLRRAARAAIAETVGAGPEHAVIFAGAGATAGINRLVHLLAAGPETTVLIGPYEHHSNILPWRESGARVVEIAEAAGGGPDLAALDAALAAAPGRVIGSFSAASNVTGTLSDVAAITRRLKAAGALAVWDYAGGAPYLPIDMGLGMDAVVVSPHKFIGGPGASGVLVLRRDAVSSDRPSLPGGGTVRFVSPQGHDYATAVETREEAGTPNVLGDIRAALAFLTKAAVGQDRIAAQNAAWRALGLARLRAHPRIELLGNLDAPALPFFSFRLRDGRGGFVHQQLATRMLSDLYGVQARGGCACAGPYVHRLLGLDAASSARLRAAILAGDELEKPGFVRLNLCWAAEEDEIKTILDAVCDLAWQAPAYLSRYDADPARAIFSPIAAA; from the coding sequence ATGTCTGCCTTTGACAGCTATCTGGCCGCGCTGGGCCCCGATCCGCTGGACGCCATCCGCCAGGGCCTGATCGGCCGCGATGCGATGATCGACGGCCCCTTCGGGCCACGCCGGCTGCTCTATGCCGATTACATCGCCTCGGGGCGGGGGCTGATGCCGCTGGAAAACTGGGTGATGCGCCATGTCCTGCCCTGGTATGCCAACAGCCATACCGAGGCCAGCCATTGCGGCGCCGCCATGACCCGACTGCGGCGGGCGGCACGGGCGGCAATCGCCGAAACGGTGGGGGCGGGGCCAGAACATGCGGTGATCTTTGCCGGGGCCGGGGCGACGGCGGGGATCAACCGGCTGGTGCATCTGCTGGCGGCGGGGCCGGAAACCACGGTGCTGATCGGCCCCTATGAGCATCATTCTAACATCCTGCCCTGGCGCGAATCCGGCGCCCGCGTGGTCGAGATCGCCGAGGCGGCCGGCGGCGGGCCCGACCTCGCGGCGCTGGATGCGGCGCTGGCGGCGGCGCCGGGGCGTGTGATCGGCAGCTTCTCGGCCGCCTCGAATGTCACCGGCACGCTCAGCGACGTGGCGGCGATCACGCGGCGGCTGAAGGCGGCCGGTGCCCTGGCGGTCTGGGATTACGCCGGCGGCGCGCCCTATCTGCCCATCGACATGGGGCTGGGCATGGACGCTGTCGTGGTATCGCCGCACAAGTTCATCGGCGGGCCGGGCGCCTCGGGCGTGCTGGTGCTGCGCCGCGACGCGGTGTCAAGCGACCGGCCCAGCCTGCCCGGCGGCGGCACCGTGCGCTTCGTCTCGCCCCAGGGGCACGACTATGCCACTGCCGTCGAGACCCGGGAAGAGGCCGGCACCCCCAATGTGCTGGGCGACATCCGCGCCGCTCTGGCCTTTCTGACCAAGGCCGCCGTGGGCCAGGACCGGATCGCGGCGCAGAACGCGGCCTGGCGGGCACTGGGGCTGGCGCGGTTGCGCGCGCATCCGCGCATCGAACTGTTGGGAAACCTTGATGCGCCGGCGCTGCCGTTCTTCAGCTTTCGCCTGCGCGACGGGCGCGGCGGCTTTGTCCATCAGCAACTGGCCACCCGGATGCTGTCGGACCTTTACGGCGTGCAGGCCCGGGGCGGCTGCGCCTGCGCCGGCCCCTATGTCCACCGCCTGCTGGGTCTGGATGCGGCAAGCTCGGCGCGGCTGCGGGCGGCGATCCTGGCCGGCGACGAACTGGAAAAGCCCGGTTTCGTGCGCCTTAACCTGTGCTGGGCCGCCGAGGAGGACGAGATCAAAACGATTCTGGACGCGGTCTGCGATCTGGCCTGGCAGGCGCCGGCCTATCTGTCGCGTTATGACGCCGATCCTGCTCGCGCCATCTTCAGCCCGATTGCTGCGGCCTGA
- a CDS encoding HU family DNA-binding protein translates to MAQAASKPMTKTQLVATLADEMGSDKKTAAAALDALSAVVSRTVAEGGAVTLPGIGKVACRARPERQVRNPQTQEMMTKPADKVVKVTIAKALKDSVNA, encoded by the coding sequence ATGGCTCAGGCCGCTTCGAAACCGATGACCAAGACCCAACTCGTCGCCACGCTGGCCGACGAAATGGGCAGCGACAAGAAAACCGCCGCGGCGGCTCTGGACGCGCTGTCGGCCGTCGTGTCGCGCACTGTTGCCGAAGGTGGCGCCGTGACGCTGCCGGGGATCGGCAAGGTCGCCTGCCGTGCCCGCCCCGAGCGTCAGGTGCGCAACCCGCAGACCCAGGAAATGATGACCAAACCCGCCGACAAGGTGGTCAAGGTGACCATTGCCAAGGCGCTGAAGGACAGCGTCAACGCCTGA
- the pdeM gene encoding ligase-associated DNA damage response endonuclease PdeM: MSDYAFDFHGLRLVARAGGALWWPQGGWLIVADLHLGKSERMARRGGALLPPYETLATLERLGQDIAALAPQRVISLGDGFDDLAAAAALGAEPVRMLEAMARGRDWVWIGGNHDPGAPPAMPGRMLAELRLGAVTLRHQAGSGPDISGHYHPVLSLAGQRRRAFLLGRDHLILPAYGTYTGGLSRDDPALRALVPQGLGIACGRRALVVPLR, encoded by the coding sequence ATGAGCGATTACGCGTTCGATTTCCACGGGCTGCGGCTGGTGGCGCGGGCCGGCGGCGCGCTGTGGTGGCCGCAGGGCGGCTGGCTGATCGTCGCCGACCTGCATCTGGGCAAGTCCGAGCGCATGGCCCGGCGCGGCGGCGCGCTGCTGCCACCCTATGAGACGCTGGCGACCCTGGAACGCCTGGGCCAGGATATCGCCGCCCTTGCCCCGCAACGGGTGATCAGCCTGGGCGACGGGTTCGATGATCTGGCGGCGGCGGCGGCGCTGGGGGCCGAGCCCGTGCGGATGCTGGAGGCGATGGCGCGCGGGCGCGACTGGGTCTGGATCGGCGGCAACCACGATCCGGGTGCGCCGCCAGCAATGCCGGGCCGGATGCTGGCGGAATTGCGGCTGGGCGCGGTGACGCTGCGCCATCAGGCCGGGTCCGGGCCCGACATCTCGGGGCATTATCATCCGGTGCTGTCGCTGGCCGGGCAGCGCCGGCGGGCCTTTCTGCTGGGCCGCGACCATCTGATCCTGCCGGCCTATGGAACCTATACCGGCGGGCTGAGCCGGGATGATCCGGCGCTGCGCGCGCTGGTGCCGCAGGGCCTGGGCATCGCCTGCGGCCGTCGGGCGCTGGTGGTGCCGCTGCGCTGA
- a CDS encoding outer membrane protein, which produces MMMRFLGKTVASGVLATAAAILGAAGAQAGGFVAPVVEAAPAAVAPVAGAWQGAYAGLTLGYAFNGEDRFGLHDAGDDFLGDVGTLKLKGVNAGLRAGYRWQRSNWVYGPELAFDLGDVKDSVTSSVAGVGTDLTAESKIRNVLSLSAKVGYLAQPDLLVFGKAGAARADVDYSFSGTDDSGASFAEGADFAKTGYILGLGVEKQISDRMSLSGEYEYANFGKETRQFGDNTTEATAKYHNVKLGLNFKF; this is translated from the coding sequence ATGATGATGCGTTTTCTTGGCAAGACCGTGGCTTCGGGCGTTCTGGCGACAGCAGCAGCGATTCTGGGCGCCGCCGGCGCGCAGGCCGGGGGATTCGTGGCTCCGGTGGTCGAGGCCGCACCGGCCGCCGTGGCACCGGTGGCGGGTGCCTGGCAGGGTGCCTATGCCGGCCTGACGCTTGGCTATGCCTTCAACGGCGAGGATCGTTTCGGCCTGCATGATGCCGGCGACGATTTCCTGGGCGATGTCGGAACACTGAAGCTGAAGGGTGTGAACGCCGGGCTGCGCGCCGGCTATCGCTGGCAGCGTTCGAACTGGGTCTATGGTCCCGAACTGGCCTTCGACCTGGGCGACGTCAAGGATTCGGTGACCAGTTCGGTCGCGGGCGTGGGCACCGATCTGACCGCGGAATCCAAGATCCGCAACGTCCTGTCGCTGAGCGCAAAGGTCGGCTATCTGGCCCAGCCCGACCTGCTGGTATTCGGCAAGGCAGGCGCGGCGCGCGCCGATGTCGATTACAGCTTCAGCGGCACCGATGACAGCGGCGCCAGCTTCGCCGAGGGTGCAGACTTCGCCAAGACCGGCTATATCCTGGGCCTGGGCGTCGAAAAGCAGATCAGCGATCGGATGTCCCTGTCGGGCGAATACGAATATGCCAATTTCGGCAAGGAAACCCGTCAGTTCGGCGACAACACCACCGAGGCGACGGCCAAGTATCACAATGTCAAGCTGGGCCTGAACTTCAAGTTCTGA
- a CDS encoding ligase-associated DNA damage response exonuclease produces MGSEPILLPTDQGLYCPQGDFHIDPLRPVARALITHGHSDHARWGHGAVLATAQTLQIMRLRMGEGFAGSTQAVEGPLRLGGVEVSFHPAGHVLGSAQIAVTGKGQRIVVSGDYSRHPNPTCAPFQPVACDIFVTEATFGLPVFRFPDPASQAAKLLASMAEFPDRPHLVGAYALGKAQHVIALMRAAGYDAPIAIHGALKTLCDYYQDQGIALGPLVPATAQDVAAQLVIAPPSAFASPWVQRFRDPVIGFASGWVAVRARARQRGVELPLVISDHVDWPQLTATLTELAPAEVWVTHGAEDGVMRWCELAGIPARPLRLVGYEDEAGE; encoded by the coding sequence ATGGGCAGCGAGCCGATTCTTTTGCCGACCGATCAGGGGCTTTACTGCCCGCAAGGCGATTTCCACATCGATCCGCTGCGGCCGGTGGCGCGGGCGCTGATTACCCACGGCCATTCCGACCATGCGCGCTGGGGGCATGGCGCGGTGCTGGCGACGGCGCAGACGTTGCAGATCATGCGCCTGCGCATGGGCGAAGGCTTTGCCGGCAGCACGCAGGCGGTCGAAGGGCCGCTGCGCCTGGGCGGGGTCGAGGTCAGCTTTCACCCGGCCGGGCATGTGCTGGGGTCGGCCCAGATCGCGGTGACCGGCAAGGGCCAGCGCATCGTGGTGTCGGGCGATTATTCGCGCCACCCCAACCCGACCTGCGCGCCGTTTCAGCCCGTGGCCTGCGACATCTTCGTGACCGAGGCCACTTTTGGCCTGCCGGTGTTCCGTTTTCCCGATCCGGCCAGCCAGGCGGCCAAGCTGCTGGCCAGCATGGCGGAATTTCCCGACCGGCCGCATCTGGTCGGCGCCTATGCGCTGGGCAAGGCCCAGCATGTGATCGCGCTGATGCGGGCGGCGGGCTACGACGCCCCGATCGCCATTCACGGGGCGTTGAAAACGCTCTGCGACTATTATCAGGATCAGGGGATCGCGCTGGGCCCCCTGGTGCCGGCGACCGCGCAGGATGTCGCGGCGCAGCTGGTGATCGCGCCGCCTTCGGCCTTTGCAAGCCCCTGGGTGCAGCGGTTTCGCGATCCGGTCATCGGCTTTGCCTCGGGCTGGGTGGCGGTGCGGGCTCGGGCGCGACAGCGCGGCGTCGAACTGCCGCTGGTCATCAGCGACCATGTGGACTGGCCGCAATTGACCGCGACCCTGACGGAACTGGCCCCGGCCGAGGTCTGGGTCACCCACGGGGCCGAGGACGGGGTGATGCGCTGGTGCGAACTGGCGGGCATCCCCGCCCGACCGCTGCGCCTGGTGGGATACGAGGACGAGGCCGGCGAATGA